The genome window GATGAAACAGGGCACCCCAAAGAAGCAGCGGACCTGTGTCGGTTCATGGTTAAGAACCTGGACTAAAAGCCCTACCCCCGTCTTTTACAAAGCTTAAAAAACGGCTCCATTATTCCTTCGGATGACCGGAACAATCCGATCGCGGACAGATCTTTCTTTCCATACCGACCAGCAGCGCTATCACTGCGAAACAGAACGGAACCAGATAAAAGGCCGGCCCGAGTCCGGCTCCCATATTTCCGAGCAATCCCATCAAAAAAGTAAACACGCCGCAACCGGGAATCCCGGCACAGGAAAGCAGAATGAAGAGCATGGTGGTATCTGCATGCGGAATCCGATCCGCACAAAAGCTTTGAATGCTTGGCCACAGAGGCGCAGTACAGATACCGGCAATAAACAGCAGAATAAAAAGGCTGACAAGTCCGGCTTGCATTGGGAAAAGCAGCGTAATCGGAATCGCAATAACGGAAGATCCGAGGATCAAACGCCGCAGATGATGCTGATGAAGCAGCCATCCCCACCCCATGCGCCCCGCCATCATTCCGGCAGCAAACAGAGCGGTTCCCGCACCGCCGGCCCATGCCGTGGAACCAAAGTGAAGCTGAATATAGCTCGCGCTCCAGAAGGTGAGACAAAACTCCGCGCCCCCCGCAAAAAACATCGCAAAGAAGAAAACCCAGAAACGCGGGATGCGAAGAATATCGACCATCTGTTTATGAACATGACTCCAATGCAGCGGCTCGGTATGATCAGGAACCTGCTGCCCCCGTTTGGATGGTCGTAAAAGAAGAAAGCCCGGAATCAAAGAAAACAGAGCCACAGCACCGGTCAGTATCCGCCAGGAAACGCCCGCAGAGAGCAAAGCGCCCGCCAACAGCACCGTAATCAAAATTCCAATAGACCAGAAACTGTGTGAAAAATTGATGTACCGGCCAGGCTCCTTGGGATGCAAGTCCTGAACAAGCGGGGTTGCCAGTCCTTCAATAGTGCCTTCTCCAAACCCGGCAACTGCCAGCGCCAGAAAAAGGATCCCATATACCGGCGAAACAGCACACAGCCCAACACCGGCCCCCATCAGCAGCACTGACCAACCGAATACACGGCGTTTTCCCCAGCGGCCCGCGGCAAACCCGCTCAGAAGGAGCGCCAGGACCATCGGAAGCGTCCGGGCGATCTGCAGCGCTCCGCCGGCGGTCATGCCGCCGTCTTCGAGCGAAAACCCCAGATCACGGGCCAACCGAACAAGCACAACGGGAATAATGACCGAACCGGCGGCATAGGTGGAAAAACTGCTGAATACCGCACAGTCATACCGTCCCAGATTCATCTGCCTGAATTTCACGTTGCGCTCTCCAATAAGGATATTTCATTAAGAAACATCAGCTCCATACCACCACCTGCCTAAAATCAGCCGGAACGATGGATCAGGACAAATCCGAGAATCTGGGTAGCAACCAGCGGCAGCCAGAGAATCAGGTTGGGATGCAGGCCCGGATAATCAGCCAGTGCTTTAGCGATCACAATGAAAATATAGTAGGCAAATACAATTCCAAGACTCATCACCATGCCGATCGAAGTCTCTTTGCGATGCGATTTAACCCCAAGCGGAATTCCAATCAGCATAAACGTAAAACAGGCCATTGCTATTGAGATTCGCCGATTGGCCTCAATCATCAACTTGCAGCGCTGAACGGCCTGGTCGGCCTCAGAGAGCATTGGAAAATCCTTCTTGACATTGCGGATATTGTCGATCAGCTGCGACGTCGTCATATAACTGTGCTTAACCCGAATTTTATCATCCTTCAGCAGCTCCTTGAAATCGAGAGGGGGAAGCTGAACATAACGGAACGGGGTATAGGTGGTTTTGGAAATGTCATGTGGATCATCGAGATCCGGAGTCTCCATACTGCCGTCATAGAGCCGCACCCGGAGAATCTTATTGACGTCATCGGCTTCAATCTCACCGCGTTTCGCACGAAGACTGCGTTTCACCTGCCCGTCGTCAGACAGCTCATAAGCGACCACATCCTTCACTTCGTGACCGTTTTTTCTGCCGACATAAATCAGCAGTCCGGGAAACTCCCTGATGAACCGGCCCTCTTCCAGCAGATTGATCGGCTCATCCACACCGGCAGAGCTCAACAGCCGTTTATTCGCATATTTCGCCTGGGGAGCCACTTCGTTATTGATGTAAACACAAATGCCGCTCAACAGAACAGAAAGCACAATCAGAGGAGCCACCACCTGCCACAAGCTGAGCCCGCAGGCCTTCATGGCGCTGATTTCACTGTCCATCGACAGCCGCCCGAAAAGCAGCAATGCGGCAAACAGGATGCTGATCGGCATCGAAAAGGACAGGATATAAGGAACGTTCTGAAAAAAGAAACGAACAATCAGCATCGGAGAAATTCCGCGAGCCATCAGGTCCACAGCCTTCACCATTGCACCGATCGTCATCACAAATGTGATCAGACCAAGAGCCGTTAAAAAGATGACCAGATAGTCAAAAAGGAGATAACGGTTCAACACACGCATAGATTACTCCGCACCGTGCGCACGCACAGCAGATTCGACGGTATTGGCCAGAAGCATCGTGATGGTCATCGGGCCGACGCCGCCGGGAACCGGAGTAATGGCCGACGCCTTTTCGGCCACGGCATCAAAATCCACATCGCCGCAGAGACGGTATCCCCGCTTTTTCGAGGCATCCTCCACACGGTTTACCCCCACATCAATCACCACGGCACCCTCTTTGACCATATCGGCCGTCACCGTATCAGGGCGACCAACAGCGGCAACCACAATATCGGCCTGCCGGGTCAGCTCCGCCATGTTTTTAGTGCCGGTATGACACATCGTCACCGTCGCATTGCCAAGATCACTCTTCTGGCTGAGCAGATTCACCAGCGGACGACCAACAATATTGCTGCGGCCAATCACCACGACATGTGCACCGCGGGTTTCGATTCCGGAACGCTTCAGAATCTGCAGCACTCCGTGCGGCGTGCAAGGCAGGAATGCCGGCAGCCCGAGCATCATGCGCCCGACATTCACCGGGTGAAATCCATCGACATCCTTCTCCGGAACAATTTCTTCAATCACCGACTGCTCCATCGACGAATCAGGAAGCGGCAACTGCACCAGAATGCCGTTGATCTTTTCATCCGCATTAAATTTCCGAACCACGCCTAGAATTTCATCATGGGTAGCATCTGCCGGCAGTTTTACCTCTTCAGAATAAATGCCAGCCTCTTCGCAGGCCCGCTCCTTGGCAGTCACATACGACCGGGACGCCGGATCCTCACCGACCAGCAGCACCCCGAGCCCCGGGACAATCCCCTGCTCTCTTAATTCACTCACCCGGGTTTTCAGTTCTGCCCGAATTTCCGCTGAAATTGCTTTGCCATCCAGAATCTTTGCCACAATGCTTTCTCCGATTTCGTTTAAAAGATTCAGGTTTCTAACGTAATGCTCAAACGGTTTCAATTATGGAATGGATGAATGAAACATCGAAAGGACTGGAAGTGCGCGTACGCGCCGTTCCGCGCGCGTCGAAAAACGAAATCCAGGGCATTCACGACGGCGCAGTAAAAATCCGGCTGACCACGCCTCCGGTCGACGGAAAAGCCAATCAGGCACTCATCAAATTCCTGAGCAAAACCCTGAAGCTGTCCAAATCACAGATCGAACTCCTGCAGGGAGATACCAGCCGGCACAAAACCCTGCGCATCAGCGGAATCAGCCCCGCCGAACTGCAATCCCGACTGAAGCTGTGATCGTTTCATACATTAAATGTATGGGATATTTTCTGTTTCCAAAGTTTGGAAAATCAAACAAAAACAGGCTTATTCCGCCTCCAAATACTGGAAAAACGACCTCCTGATTTCACCGCCCGCAGACACAAACACACAAACTGTGATTATTTTTCTAATATTTTTCACAACAGGAGTTGACTCCGCCCAAAAAAAAGGTATGTTGCATTCCAAGCATTGAGAGAGGCGCAGGTAATGTGCCCGGCAACCTGACAACAAAGGTGCCTGCCTTGCACAAGGCGATGCGCCCCGGACCGGGGAAAGTTGGAAGCGCCTCGCCGCCCCTCTCTCAAACGCTTTAAAACAAGTAAAAGAAATGAGAGGGAAATCATGAGTAACAAAGCAGAAACACTGGCGCTCCACGCGGGCTACACGCCAGAACCGACCACAGGCAGCTGTGCGGTTCCCGTTTATCGCACCAGCTCTTATGTCTTCAAAGACACAGAGCACGCAGCGAATCTGTTCGGCCTCAAAGAGCTGGGCAACATCTACACCCGCCTCATGAATCCCACCACGGATGTCCTTGAGCAACGGGTCGCCGCACTTGAAGGCGGCGCCGGCGCGCTTGCCGTCGCCTCCGGAACGGCCGCCATCTTCTACAGCATCATCAACCTCGCCCAGGCCGGTGATGAAATTGTGGCATCGAGCAACCTCTACGGCGGAACCTACACGCAGTTCAACAACATCCTGCCGCAGCTCGGTATCACCGTAAAATTTGTCGACCCGTCCAACCCGCAGAACTTTGCGGAGGCCATTACCGATAAAACCAAGGCCCTCTACACCGAGACCATCGGCAACCCGTCGCTCGACGTCTCCGACATCGAGGCGATCTCCGAAATCGCGCATAGCAACGGGCTGCCGCTGATTGTCGACGGAACCTTTACCACCGCCGCACTGCTGCGCCCGATTGAGCACGGCGCGGACATTGTCGTCTCCTCGCTCACTAAATGGTACGGCGGACACGGCAACGGTATCGGCGGCATCGTGGTTGATTCCGGAAAATTCAACTGGGCGGCGGGCAAACACCCCCTGCTCTCCGAACCGGACGAAAGCTATCACGGTATCCGCTACGCCATCGACCTGCCCGACGAACTCCGTCCACTGGCCTACATTCTGCGCATGAGGCTCGTACCGCTGCGCAATCTCGGCGCATGCATCTCGCCGGACAATGCATGGCAGTTCCTGCAGGGAATTGAAACCCTTCCCCTGCGTATAAAGCGTCACAGCGACAACGCGCTGGCCGTCGCCAAATTCCTGGAAAAGCAGGACGAGGTCGAGTGGGTCCGCTATCCCGGACTCCACAGCCACCCATCGCACAAAGTCGCCAAAAAGCTGCTTAAAGACGGGTATGGCGCCACGGTTGTCTTCGAACTAAAAGGCGGCGAAGCCGTCGGCCGGAAGTTTATTGAAAATCTCAAGGTCTTCTCACATCTCGCCAATGTCGGCGATGCGAAGAGCCTTGCGATTCATCCGGCCAGCACAACCCACTCACAACTGACCGAAGAGCAACAGGCATCCGGTGGCATTACCCCCGGCCTCGTCCGCCTTTCTGTCGGCATCGAAAACATTGAAGACCTGCTTGATGATATCAACCAGGCCCTGAAATAAGCCCCGCGTGCGCCACCATTTTACGGAATGGTGGTGCACAGGACAGTCATGGCATCTTCGGGAATAATTTCGAAGTCGCCAAGGGCGGCGGGAACGAGCCATGACTGTCCGAGAAACAGCTTTTCTTCGCCGTCGGACCAGCGGATGATTCCTTCGCCGCCGGCGATGAACAGCGCCTGGAAACTTTTTCCAAGGTTTGGAAACGCGGTTTCTTCGCTCAGCTCGTGGCGGTCCAGCTGGAAGTATTCACAGCTCTGAATGGTGGTTCCGTGCACATCGCAGTGCGGATCGCCGTTGTTTTCCCAGTCGATCACCTGCAGGGCTTTGTCGATATGGAGCTCGCGCGAGTTGCCGTTGGCATCCGTGCGGTCCCAGTCGTACAGGCGATACGTCGTGTTGGAGTTCTGCTGAATCTCAAGAATCAGGCAGCCGGTTCCGATGGCATGAACCCGGCCGCCGGGAACAAATACCGCTTCGCCCGGCTCTGCCGGAATGATCTGCAGGATGTCAGCAAAGGTTTTGTCTTCCATGGCTTTCAGGAATTCTTCTTTACCGATTCCGGGCTTTAGACCGCAGTAGATGTTCGCATCGGCATCGCCTTCGAGAAAATACCACATTTCCGTCTTGGGCTGGCCGTCAACTTCTGCGGCGTTGCCGTCGTTGGGGTGCACCTGCACGCTGAGTTTGTCGCGCGCATCGATCAGCTTGATCAGCAGCGGGAAGTCATCGCCTTTCACATGGCTCCCCAGAATCTCATCTTTACGCTCCGGAAGCAGATCGCCGAGCGTTTTTCCGGCCAGCGGGCCGTTGGCGATGACGGTTGCACCGTCTGGATGCGTAGAAATTTCCCACGATTCCGCATAAACGCCCTCGGGCATATCGCGCTTAAAGATTTTCGGAATGCGATCTCCGCCCCACAGGTAATCTTTGTAAACGGGCGTGAAACGCAGCGGGTAAAGCTTGTCCATGATTGTTTTCCTCGGTTTTGAAAAATTTAAACTGGCTTCGTCGTTATGGATGTTTAGAGTCAAGCTAAGCATGAACGAGATTAGCGTCCAGTCAAATTCCCGCACTGATTTCATCGACATCACCGATGCCGTCCAGAAGTTCGTTCTGGAAACCGGTTTTCGCGATGGCGTTGTCACGGTGTTCATACCCCACACCACCGCAGGCGTCACCATCAACGAGAACGCCGACCCCGATGTAACGAACGACCTCGAAATGGTTCTCGACCGCGTCGTGCCATGGACCGACGGCTATGCCCATTTCGAGGGCAACACGGCCGCCCACATGAAAGCGAGCATGATGGGCTCTTCGGCACAGGTGATGGTTGAAAACGGTCGACTCTGTCTCGGCACATGGCAAAGCATTTATTTCTGCGAATTTGACGGCCCGCGCTCCCGCCACGTCTGGCTGAAGGAGACCGCATGAACCCCCGTCATTTCAAATGGATTCTGCCCGCCGTACTGATTGTCGTTCTGTTTTTCGGCTGCGGTCGCCGCCCGGGCGAAAAGCTGTATTATGACGCACTGGCACAGTGGGACGACGGCAATCTGGTTCGAGCCCGCACCCTGCTCGAAAAATCCATCCGACGCCGCACCGGCAGCACTGAAAATGCGGATGCCTATAACCGCCTCGGCCTGCTGCTTTGGGAAATGGGTGAACTGAAAGACGCCGTACCCGCATTCAACGAAAGTCTGCGCATTGATTCCGACCAATATCCGGTCCTCTGCAACCTGGGAGTTGCACTGAGCGCCACCCAGGATTTTACCGGAGCGGAACGTGCTTTCCGGGAAGCCGCACTGCTGGAACCCGACAATCCGCAACCGCTGGCCTTTGCCGGCGTTGTCTACGCCCAAAACGGCAAATGGCAGGACGCCGCACGCAACCTGAGCAAAGCGCTCCGCCGAACACCGAATGACCCTCAACTGCAAACCGCCATGGCCCTGGCCGAGCTGCAGACTCGCGGACCAGAGGCCGCGATACAACGACTGCGCACCGTCACCCGACAAAAACCGGATTATGCTCCCGCCCTGTTCAATCTAGGCTCGATCTGTCGCTATCAGGCTCGAAATCCGGCCGAGGCCAAAGTCTGGTTTGAACGCTACTTGAAACAGTCATCCGGCATTGATGCCTTCTCCGCGTTTGCCCGCACCCAGCTGCAAGCTCTGCAGGAACCGGCAACGGCCCCGAAACTTTCCTATACCCCGCCAAAGACCCGCGATCGCAAAACCGCACAAACCTACTTTGGGCAGGCCGTAACCCTTCATCGTGCCGGCAAAACCGCCGAAGCTATCCAGCAGTATATTCGTGCCGTCGAAGCCGACGACAGCTACGAGCGCGCCTTCTACAACCTTGGACTGGCCTATTACTCCGCCGGAAAAATGGAGCTCGCCGGCGAAGCCTTCACCCGGGCGGTCCAGCTCAACCCTGCCTACGTGGAGGCCCGCTACAATCTGGCGTTAGTCGATCACTATCATCTGGGCCGCACCACACAGGCCGTTCGGGAACTCGAAACTGTGCTTTCCCAGAAACCGGATTATCAGCCCGCGATCGACCTGCTGACCCGCATCCGGCAATGATTTCCAAAGATGAGAAAAACCACCGGTCATTTTTCCATCCTTTGGAAATTGTCAGCAGTAATTCATTTTTTTATGGTTTGCCGAACCACTTGAGAGGAATTAGATGAAATACAGACGCATTTTGCTCAAACTCAGCGGAGAGGCCCTGCAAAACAGAGAAAAAGGCCTTAGCATTGACCCCGAAATCCTTGCCAGCATCAGCCGGCAATTTAAAGAATTAATCAAAGAAGGTGCCGAAATCGCCGTGGTCGTCGGAGGCGGCAACATCTTCCGCGGTCTGGCTGGAGAAAAAGGCGGAACCGACCGCACCACCGGCGACTCCATGGGAATGCTCGCCACCTGTATCAACGCACTCGCCTTGCAGTCGGCCCTGGAAAATGCAGGCGTTGAAACCCGCGTACAGACTGCTATCAGCATGCCGGCTGTCGCAGAACCGTTCATCCGCCGCAAAGCCATGCGCCATCTGGAAAAAGGCCGCGTGGTCATTTTCGGTGCCGGCACCGGAAACCCCTACTTCACCACCGACAGCGCCGCAGCCCTGCGCGCATCGGAAATCAACGCCGACGTGCTGATGAAGGCCACCAAAGTTGACGGAATTTATACTGCCGACCCGGTTGTAGATCCGAATGCAGTGCGCTACGATAAGGTTTCGTATGCAGAAGCTCTGAACAAGCAGCTCAAAATCATGGATGCTGCCGCCTTCTCACTCTGCATGGAAAACGACATCCCGATTGTCGTATTCAACTTTTTCAAAGACGGTGAGATCCTGCGGGTATTTCGCGGCGAAGATGCCGGAACGCAGGTCAGTCACTGACCAATAAATTGACGAAGGAGAGTATTATGGAATCAAGTACTGAAGTTCTGTTGGCAGCTGAAGATAAAATGAACAAATGCGTGGAGTTCCTGCAGCAGGAACTGGCCGGACTGCGCACCGGAAAAGCCAGCCCGAGCCTGGTGGAAAACATTACAGTCGATTACTACGGAAGCGCCAGCCGCCTGCGTGATATCGCCAACATCTCCACCCCCGAGCCACGCCTGATCGTAATCAGCCCGTTCGACCCCTCTTCGCTGGGAACCATCGAAAAGGCCATCATCGCCGCCAACATCGGAATCACTCCGATGAACGACGGACGTCTCATCCGCGTTCCGATCCCGGAACTGAGTGAAGAGCGCCGCAAAGATCTCGTCAAGGTCGCAGGCCGCACCACCGAAGAACAGCGTGTCGCTGTTCGCAACGTTCGCCGAGAAGCCAACGACCTGCTGAAATCTCTGGAGAAAAACAGCAAGATCAGCGAAGACGACCGCGACGAAAGTCTCGAGGAAGTCCAGAAGCTGACCGATACCCATATCAAGAAAATGGACCAAATGCTCTCCGCTAAAGAAACGGAAGTGATGGCGGTCTAGAGAGAACGGTGAACGATGGATTCTGAAAGATGAATCCTGGTAACACTTTCATTTTTCATACTTCATGAAAAAAATCCTCATAGGAGTCACCGGCGGCATTGCGGCCTACAAGGCCGCAAGTGTCGTCAGTGCACTGAAACAGGCAGGACACGATGTGCAGGTGGCCATGACGCCTGCCGCCTGCCGGTTCGTCACTCCGCTCACGTTTGCGGCACTGTCACAAAAGGAAGTCCGCACCGAACTGTTCCCGGCACATCCCTCTTCGGAAAAGGGACAACTCTACCCTCACCTCTATCCGGCCACCGAAGCCGACCTGTTTGCTGTGCTGCCCGCCACCGCCGACATCATCGGCAAATTTGCATACGGTTTCGGCGACGATATCGTCTCGGCCTCCGCCCTCTCTCTTTCCGCCGACTGCCCCAAGCTCTTCTGTCCGGCCATGAACACACAGATGTGGGGAAATCCGGTCGTACAGGAAAATGTCCAGAGATTGGAAAAACGCGGGTGGATGCGCATCGGCCCCGCAGAAGGCCTCATGGCCTGCGGCACCACCGGTGCCGGACGCATGGCCGAACCCAGCACCATCATCCAGACGATTCTTCAGGCGCTGGCATGAAAAAAGTTTTGATACTCTCCGGCCCGACCCACGAATACTTTGATCCGGTCCGTTTTATCGGCAACGCCAGCTCCGGAAAAATGGGAAAAGCCCTCGCCGAAGAAGCATTGAAACGCGGCATGGATGTCGAATTCATTTCCGGCCCGGTCTCCGAAACAAACCTCCCCTCCCTTGGCAAACAAATCATCCGTGTAACCGGTGCCGAAGAGATGCTGGCCGCTGCACAGGAAAAATTTATCGAAACCGATCTTATTATTTTCGCGGCGGCGGTCGCAGATTTCCAACCCTTGGAAAAATCAGTCGAAAAGTTTCCAAAGGTTGGAAACAATATTTCGATTGAGCTCAAACCGACGCCCGACGTCGCAGCAACCCTGTGCGCAGACAAAAGGGATAACCAGATCGCCATCGGCTTTGCGCTTCAAACGCATGACGGCGAAGCCAAAGCCAGAGAGAAACTGACGAAAAAAAACCTCAACGGTATCGTGCTCAACACCCCCGCCACCCTCGGCGCCGAAAACGGACTGTTCACATGGATCGATTTCCAAACCATGGAAGACTGGGGATCCCTCGGCAAAGCCGACTGCGCTCGGAATATTTTTGAAAAAATCTGTACGCGCTGACGGGAGGGGTGCGCTCCGCCGCACCCGTCTCTGGAAGAGTTATCCATGAAAGATGAAGAACTTGCGGCCGGTGTAGTTGATGAGCAATGCGGCGATGGCAGCGCAGGCATAGGAATAAGTGGTATCGAAGCCGGCAAAACGGATCAGCAGGTCACCGGCTGCTGTTCCGAGAAAAAAGGCGACGGTTGACACGGCGTAGAACAGAATCAGCTCATGGTGGCGCTTGTGCTTGCCTGCCTTGAAGACAAACAGGACGTTGAGCACATATGCCGTAAAGTTGGAAAACATGAAGCAGATGACTTTGTCGATCCAGTAGTTGCGCAGGCGAACGGCCTCAGTCACTTCACGAATATCCAGATTCATCAGCCCGAGAAGCCTGGTGAACGGATCACTTTCGGTCAGTGCCGGAAAAACCAGCCATGCAAACAGAAAAAAGACCGACATATCCACCACAGTGGCGATTCCACCGCACATGCCGTATTTAATGAACTGCACGAAATGATTGTCTTTGTCGTTCAGGAAAGAAAAAATCAGTTTTCTCATAAGCGGTCAGTGTACAGGACCAGATTAAATATTCCACTCCGTTGTCTGTGTTTCAGGTTCACTTCCATCTATGCGCACCAACAGCTGGTGCAGGACTCCGAACACGGCGAATGGAATCACCATGGCGTACATCATCAGGCGAATGAAGCCGAAGTGATACAGCGGGTTTTCAACAGCCATGTAGATGTTCCAGAAAATGAGAAGACAGCAGAACCAGACGCCAACAAAATTGGGAAAGGCGTCGCCGGAATGCATCATTTTAAAACCAGGCAACCGTTTTTTCGTAAACGGAAAGAGAATATTGGAACCCATATGCCCCATCTGGTCTTCGATTACGTGAACCATATAAGCCCCGGCAATAACGACTCCGGCTTTCCACGTCCAGATGGAAGCCATCCCCGCCAGAGCCAGTCCTACCGTTAGAGAGTGCGACCAGTTTCGGTGCCAAGGAAGAAAGTCGACATCCACCTCCCCGGCTTCATTGCGCTGAAACGCGAAACTGGGACCGTCAAAGATATCGACGGTATAGGTCGTCTCGCAACTCTGCAGGATCGGCGCGTTAAACTTTGCGACACCAACGGATCGCGGCTCGGGCAGCGAGTCGGGTTGCGGCACCTGGCCGGTGCTGACAATCGGTCCGAACTGCACGCGCACCTCTCCGGCTTCCGGATCAATTCTGACGCGATACTGCCGCCAGTTATCTGCGTCCATTTTGATCGTCGCCAGTTTGAGCGTGGTGCGCCGGCCTTCTGCAGCCAGCAAAACGGCTTTGGCGACAGCGTCGGCGACCGGCTGCGGATCAAGCTGGTCGGGGTGCGGTTCAATCTGGATATCGTGGCTGTAGAAGAAGCGGTAGAACTTAAAATCCACTGTATCGGGAAGGATGCCGGCCACCGCGCCGAGAATAAAATACGCCGGATTGCCATTCTGGGCAGTCTCTACAGCCCACGGGCAAAATGAGGCTACCGTGACTCCGGATATAAAATGGGCGATGCCTTTCATAATCAGAGGAGTCCCAAAAATGCGGCGATGGGTTCGCCCATGCCGGACATGTTGCAGGCGATCGGAAGCAGCAGGATGCCGAGGCAGTTGAGGCGGCGCGACCCGAACAGTACGGGAATGAGGCCGATACCGGTGCCGACGACCATGACAAACAGACCGATCCCACCGGTCATTGAAAAAACAAGCGCAACGATGATTCCCAACGCGACAATTGAAATCAAACGATAGTCCACTTTCTTCATGAGCTTGAGCATCCATTTGGTGAGCGGGGACATCAGAAGGAAGGACAGTCCGCCGGCGAGAGCGATAGACCCGAGTGCGAGATAATAATCGCCCCATGTTTTCGGCGTGTAGAGTCCTTTTATGATCCATGCGCCGCCACCGCGGGTGAGGAACAGCCCCGGCACAAAAAAGAGCATGAGAGCGCCGGCATAGTAGACCACTTTGGAAACGCCCTGAGACATCAGGAAGACCCGTTCGTCCCGCTGGGCTGTGGCGTGCCCGGCCAGCAGTCCGCCCACCCCGCCGGTCACGACCGGAAAGAATGCGGCAAAGCCGCCTCCGATGCCGCCGGCGATGCCACCGCGCAGCAGCAGGTCTCCGTTGATGTTCAGCGTGTCGCGCACGTACTGCTTCGGAACGTTCGCTCCGCAGAGCACGTTGAGCAGGCACCACGGAATCGCGAACAGGCCGACAAAAGCAGGCATGATGTTCTGGAAAGCATTGTCGATATCAATCGGCGCACGGTAGAGCAGCAGAAAGCCGAACAGTCCGGAAAGAATGAATGTGAAAATTCCGGCGCTGAGCGTGGACCAGGCGTCGGCGAATTTCGGCCAGCCGGCAGGACCGCAGGTACCGCCCTTCGGCCATTCAGTCATCAGAATAAATGTGATAATGACCCACAAAATCCAGTGCATATGCGGAGCAAACACATTGCGAGCAACCGGCAGGAATTTCGGAGCGAACGGCGCCACGATAAACACGAGTATGAACAGACCGATCAGACTGCCCGCGCCAATGATCATTGCGCCTTCGTAACCACGCCCGGTCATCAGATATTTCTGCCCCGGCAGCACGGTAAAGATGGCACTTTCGTCCGGCGCGCCGAGAAGGACCGAAGGAATGGTATTGAGCACGGACCAGCCGACGACAAGCCCGATCATGAACGGCAGATATAGTTCCGGAACGACCGCCATCCCAATACTCTGCATTTTATAGATAAGCAACACCGCCAAACCCATCACGTTATAAATGTGAAGTCCCGGCAAAACAGCCAGAAAACAGGCCAGCGCCGTTCCGGCCAGCACTGAAAGTGCTGCCACGACGATCATTCGTTCATCTCCACGCTGAATGCACCAATATTTTCTGGAATCAGTTCGAGAGTTCCTTTGTAGGCAACCAGCGGCGCTGTCACCCGCAACCTCACGCCTTCTTCGAGCGCGTCACGTTCTTCTCCGGACACTTTTTTATCCCAGAACAGAACAGCCATATCGCCGGTTTCATCGCGAATGGGATAGCAT of Tichowtungia aerotolerans contains these proteins:
- a CDS encoding MFS transporter, producing MKFRQMNLGRYDCAVFSSFSTYAAGSVIIPVVLVRLARDLGFSLEDGGMTAGGALQIARTLPMVLALLLSGFAAGRWGKRRVFGWSVLLMGAGVGLCAVSPVYGILFLALAVAGFGEGTIEGLATPLVQDLHPKEPGRYINFSHSFWSIGILITVLLAGALLSAGVSWRILTGAVALFSLIPGFLLLRPSKRGQQVPDHTEPLHWSHVHKQMVDILRIPRFWVFFFAMFFAGGAEFCLTFWSASYIQLHFGSTAWAGGAGTALFAAGMMAGRMGWGWLLHQHHLRRLILGSSVIAIPITLLFPMQAGLVSLFILLFIAGICTAPLWPSIQSFCADRIPHADTTMLFILLSCAGIPGCGVFTFLMGLLGNMGAGLGPAFYLVPFCFAVIALLVGMERKICPRSDCSGHPKE
- a CDS encoding LptF/LptG family permease; translated protein: MRVLNRYLLFDYLVIFLTALGLITFVMTIGAMVKAVDLMARGISPMLIVRFFFQNVPYILSFSMPISILFAALLLFGRLSMDSEISAMKACGLSLWQVVAPLIVLSVLLSGICVYINNEVAPQAKYANKRLLSSAGVDEPINLLEEGRFIREFPGLLIYVGRKNGHEVKDVVAYELSDDGQVKRSLRAKRGEIEADDVNKILRVRLYDGSMETPDLDDPHDISKTTYTPFRYVQLPPLDFKELLKDDKIRVKHSYMTTSQLIDNIRNVKKDFPMLSEADQAVQRCKLMIEANRRISIAMACFTFMLIGIPLGVKSHRKETSIGMVMSLGIVFAYYIFIVIAKALADYPGLHPNLILWLPLVATQILGFVLIHRSG
- the folD gene encoding bifunctional methylenetetrahydrofolate dehydrogenase/methenyltetrahydrofolate cyclohydrolase FolD, with the translated sequence MVAKILDGKAISAEIRAELKTRVSELREQGIVPGLGVLLVGEDPASRSYVTAKERACEEAGIYSEEVKLPADATHDEILGVVRKFNADEKINGILVQLPLPDSSMEQSVIEEIVPEKDVDGFHPVNVGRMMLGLPAFLPCTPHGVLQILKRSGIETRGAHVVVIGRSNIVGRPLVNLLSQKSDLGNATVTMCHTGTKNMAELTRQADIVVAAVGRPDTVTADMVKEGAVVIDVGVNRVEDASKKRGYRLCGDVDFDAVAEKASAITPVPGGVGPMTITMLLANTVESAVRAHGAE
- a CDS encoding DUF167 domain-containing protein yields the protein MNETSKGLEVRVRAVPRASKNEIQGIHDGAVKIRLTTPPVDGKANQALIKFLSKTLKLSKSQIELLQGDTSRHKTLRISGISPAELQSRLKL
- a CDS encoding O-acetylhomoserine aminocarboxypropyltransferase/cysteine synthase family protein; its protein translation is MSNKAETLALHAGYTPEPTTGSCAVPVYRTSSYVFKDTEHAANLFGLKELGNIYTRLMNPTTDVLEQRVAALEGGAGALAVASGTAAIFYSIINLAQAGDEIVASSNLYGGTYTQFNNILPQLGITVKFVDPSNPQNFAEAITDKTKALYTETIGNPSLDVSDIEAISEIAHSNGLPLIVDGTFTTAALLRPIEHGADIVVSSLTKWYGGHGNGIGGIVVDSGKFNWAAGKHPLLSEPDESYHGIRYAIDLPDELRPLAYILRMRLVPLRNLGACISPDNAWQFLQGIETLPLRIKRHSDNALAVAKFLEKQDEVEWVRYPGLHSHPSHKVAKKLLKDGYGATVVFELKGGEAVGRKFIENLKVFSHLANVGDAKSLAIHPASTTHSQLTEEQQASGGITPGLVRLSVGIENIEDLLDDINQALK
- a CDS encoding type I phosphomannose isomerase catalytic subunit; the encoded protein is MDKLYPLRFTPVYKDYLWGGDRIPKIFKRDMPEGVYAESWEISTHPDGATVIANGPLAGKTLGDLLPERKDEILGSHVKGDDFPLLIKLIDARDKLSVQVHPNDGNAAEVDGQPKTEMWYFLEGDADANIYCGLKPGIGKEEFLKAMEDKTFADILQIIPAEPGEAVFVPGGRVHAIGTGCLILEIQQNSNTTYRLYDWDRTDANGNSRELHIDKALQVIDWENNGDPHCDVHGTTIQSCEYFQLDRHELSEETAFPNLGKSFQALFIAGGEGIIRWSDGEEKLFLGQSWLVPAALGDFEIIPEDAMTVLCTTIP